A genomic stretch from Hoplias malabaricus isolate fHopMal1 chromosome 4, fHopMal1.hap1, whole genome shotgun sequence includes:
- the LOC136694961 gene encoding protocadherin alpha-8-like, with protein sequence MDKRRQRRRWERWWITLWLSFLLCFVERISTQIRYSIPEEVKEGSVVGNIAKDLGLDVSTLADRRFRIVSGPKDDLFQVNQNNGVLYIHKKVDREEICDGNDVCLINLKIAVENPLEIHYIGVEITDVNDHAPSFAENHISLEVAENKAPGARFDLQPARDPDVGTNSIRSYKLSQNQHFALELRDGDEDSLPSLVLQKYLDREKTLQHELLLTAIDGGNPPKSGTLNITITVLDSNDNQPVCSQDMYSISLQENVSVGATVMKVNATDPDDGINGEITYSWGRNTKNKIKDIFGIDQNTGEMRVKKQIDFEDSQIYRLNIQASDKGQPPLAVDCRVTIRILDVNDNEPEIEVTSILTVVPEDSKPGTVISLISVTDKDSGMNGKVVCSLSKDVPFELKPSVEENMYSLITKGSLDRERVSQYNILLTATDLGQPPLSSVKTLSVQVSDVNDNIPEFPRNPLELYLTENNSPGASIFSVSASDQDLYENAAINYQIIRGDARQNDMTSFLNINPETGVIHALKSFDFESLKWFQFHVLATDSGSPALSSNVSVKVFILDQNDNAPVILSPVSANGSAEGLEEVPRNVNAGHLVTKVRAYDADIGYNGWLLFSLQEVSDHSLFGLERYTGQIRTLRPFTETDEAQHKLLVLVKDNGNVSLSATATVLIKVVEPKEAFAASDVPNAVKDEEDSDVTFYLTITLGSVSVLFVLSVIVLIVMQCSKSTHYSSKDLQDTNYDGTLCHSIQYRSGDKRYMLVGPRMSIGSTIVPGSNGNTLVVPDRRSRASGERQTSRCQRYTSKPCKKEPAFLLVCLRQAARSTL encoded by the exons ATGGATAAACGCAGACAAAGGCGGAGATGGGAGCGCTGGTGGATTACTCTGtggctttcttttcttttgtgctTCGTggaacgcatttcaactcagaTACGGTACTCCATTCCAGAGGAGGTAAAAGAAGGGTCTGTCGTTGGAAACATCGCTAAGGATTTAGGTCTGGATGTCAGTACTTTGGCGGACAGACGGTTTCGCATCGTTTCTGGGCCCAAGGACGATCTTTTCCAGGTAAATCAGAACAATGGCGTCTTGTACATTCACAAAAAAGTGGACAGAGAGGAGATCTGTGACGGTAATGATGTCTGTTTGATAAATCTAAAAATTGCAGTTGAGAACCCTTTGGAAATCCACTACATTGGGGTCGAAATTACTGATGTAAACGACCATGCTCCTAGTTTTGCGGAAAATCACATCAGTTTAGAGGTAGCAGAGAATAAAGCGCCAGGGGCACGATTTGATTTGCAACCTGCGCGTGATCCAGACGTCGGCACCAATTCTATCCGCAGTTATAAACTTAGTCAAAATCAGCATTTTGCTTTAGAGTTGAGAGATGGCGATGAAGACAGTCTTCCTTCACTTGTCTTACAAAAATATCTGGATCGAGAAAAAACTCTTCAACATGAATTACTGCTAACGGCTATAGACGGTGGAAACCCACCCAAATCTGGCACCCTGAATATAACCATCACTGTTCTTGATAGTAATGACAATCAGCCTGTTTGTAGCCAAGACATGTACTCCATATCCTTACAGGAGAACGTTAGTGTTGGAGCTACTGTAATGAAAGTAAACGCTACAGATCCAGATGACGGTATCAATGGAGAAATTACTTATTCCTGGGGTAGAAATACAAAGAATAAAATTAAAGATATTTTTGGAATAGACCAAAATACTGGTGAAATGCGTGTGAAAAAACAGATAGATTTTGAAGACAGTCAGATCTACAGATTAAACATCCAGGCCTCAGATAAAGGACAGCCTCCACTCGCTGTCGATTGCAGAGTTACCATCAGAATACTAGACGTTAATGATAATGAACCTGAAATAGAGGTTACCTCAATCCTGACTGTCGTTCCAGAGGACTCAAAACCAGGAACTGTTATATCTCTAATCAGCGTCACAGATAAAGACTCTGGGATGAATGGCAAGGTCGTTTGTAGCCTCTCAAAAGACGTTCCATTTGAACTAAAGCCGTCTGTTGAAGAGAACATGTATTCTTTAATTACTAAAGGAAGCTTAGATAGAGAACGTGTATCTCAGTATAACATCCTACTAACAGCCACAGACCTGGGTCAGCCTCCGCTGTCCTCAGTGAAGACTCTGAGTGTGCAGGTGTCAGATGTAAATGACAACATCCCAGAATTTCCTCGAAACCCTCTGGAGCTTTATCTGACAGAAAACAACAGCCCTGGGGCCTCCATATTTTCAGTAAGCGCTTCTGACCAAGACCTGTACGAAAACGCTGCCATCAATTACCAGATCATCAGAGGTGACGCCAGGCAGAACGACATGACGTCATTCCTGAACATCAACCCCGAAACCGGCGTCATCCACGCGCTGAAGAGCTTCGACTTTGAGAGCCTGAAGTGGTTCCAGTTCCACGTGCTCGCTACAGACTCTGGAAGTCCAGCTCTGAGCAGCAACGTCTCAGTGAAGGTGTTCATTCTGGATCAGAACGACAACGCTCCAGTGATCTTATCTCCAGTCAGCGCTAACGGATCTGCTGAAGGGCTGGAGGAGGTCCCCCGCAACGTGAACGCAGGACATCTGGTCACTAAGGTCCGAGCCTACGACGCAGATATCGGCTACAACGGCTGGCTGCTGTTCTCCCTGCAGGAAGTGAGTGACCACAGTCTGTTTGGTCTGGAGCGCTACACGGGACAGATAAGGACCCTTCGGCCGTTCACGGAAACAGACGAGGCTCAGCATAAACTGCTCGTACTGGTCAAAGACAACGGCAACGTGTCCCTCTCGGCGACAGCGACTGTGCTCATCAAAGTTGTGGAGCCCAAAGAGGCTTTTGCAGCTTCTGATGTTCCCAACGCAGTCAAAGACGAGGAGGACAGTGACGTGACTTTTTATCTGACCATCACTCTGGGCTCGGTCTCAGTGCTGTTTGTGCTCAGTGTCATTGTCCTGATTGTAATGCAGTGCTCCAAATCTACACACTATTCCTCCAAGGATTTACAAGATACAAATTATGACGGGACTCTGTGCCACAGCATCCAGTACAGATCCGGAGATAAGCGCTACATGTTAGTGGGCCCCAGAATGAGTATCGGTTCTACTATAGTACCGGGCAGTAACGGGAACACTCTGGTGGTACCGGACCGCAGGAGCAGAGCCTCTGGGGAG AGACAGACCTCACGGTGTCAGCGTTACACCAGCAAACCGTGTAAAAAAGAGCCGGCCTTCCTTCTGGTGTGTTTGCGTCAGGCTGCTCGCTCCACCCTCTGA
- the LOC136694960 gene encoding protocadherin alpha-8-like codes for MDKRRQRRRWERWWITLWLSFLLCFVERISTQIRYSIPEEVKEGSVVGNIAKDLGLDVSTLADRRFRIVSGPKDDLFQVNQNNGVLYIHKKVDREEICDGNDVCLINLKIAVENPLEIHYIGVEITDVNDHAPSFAEKHFHLEVAENKSPGARLDLQPARDPDVGTNSIRSYKLSQNEHFSLELRDGDEDRLPTLVLQKYLDRERALTHELLLTAIDGGNPPKSGTLNITITVLDTNDNQPVCSQDMYSISLQENVSVGATVMKVNATDPDDGINGEIEYSWGRNTQNKIKDIFEVNHITGEITVKKEIDFEDSQIYRLNIQASDKGQPPLTVICRVTIRILDVNDNEPEIEVTSILTVVPEDSKPGTVISLISVTDKDSGMNGKVVCSLSKDVPFELKPSVEENMYSLITKGSLDRERVSQYNILLTATDLGQPPLSSVKTLSVQVSDVNDNTPEFPRNPLELYLTENNSPGASIFSVSASDQDLYENAAINYQIIRGDARQNDMTSFLNINPETGVIHALKSFDFESVKWFQFHVLATDSGSPALSSNVSVKVFILDQNDNAPVILSPVSANGSAEGLEEVPRNVNAGHLVTKVRAYDADIGYNGWLLFSLQEVSDHSLFGLERYTGQIRTLRPFTETDEAQHKLLVLVKDNGNVSLSATATVLIKVVEPKEAFAASDVPNAVKDEEDSDVTFYLTITLGSVSVLFVLSVIVLIVMQCSKSTHYSSKDLQDTNYDGTLCHSIQYRSGDKRYMLVGPRMSIGSTIVPGSNGNTLVVPDRRSRASGEVGAGYSSSFLLC; via the coding sequence ATGGATAAACGCAGACAAAGGCGGAGATGGGAGCGCTGGTGGATTACTCTGtggctttcttttcttttgtgctTCGTggaacgcatttcaactcagaTACGGTACTCCATTCCAGAGGAGGTAAAAGAAGGGTCTGTGGTTGGAAACATCGCTAAGGATTTAGGTCTGGATGTCAGTACTTTGGCGGACAGACGGTTTCGCATCGTTTCTGGGCCCAAGGACGATCTTTTCCAGGTAAATCAGAACAATGGCGTCCTGTACATTCACAAAAAAGTGGACAGAGAGGAGATCTGTGACGGTAATGATGTCTGTTTGATAAATCTAAAAATTGCAGTTGAGAATCCTTTGGAAATCCACTACATTGGGGTCGAAATTACTGATGTAAACGACCATGCTCCTAGTTTTGCggaaaaacattttcatttagaGGTAGCAGAGAATAAATCTCCAGGGGCACGGCTTGACTTGCAACCTGCGCGTGATCCAGACGTCGGCACCAATTCTATCCGCAGTTATAAACTTAGTCAAAATGAGCATTTTTCTTTAGAGTTGAGAGATGGCGATGAAGACAGGCTGCCTACCCTCGTCCTGCAGAAATATTTAGACCGTGAACGTGCACTGACCCATGAATTACTGCTAACGGCTATAGACGGTGGAAACCCACCCAAATCTGGCACCCTGAATATAACCATCACTGTTCTTGATACAAATGACAATCAGCCTGTTTGTAGCCAAGACATGTACTCCATATCCTTACAGGAGAACGTTAGTGTTGGAGCCACTGTAATGAAAGTAAACGCTACAGATCCAGATGACGGTATCAATGGAGAGATTGAGTATTCATGGGGTAGAAATACACAGAACAAAATCAAAGACATTTTTGAGGTAAACCACATTACTGGTGAGATTACTGTAAAGAAAGAGATTGATTTTGAAGACAGTCAGATCTACAGATTAAACATCCAGGCCTCAGATAAAGGACAGCCCCCTCTCACTGTCATTTGCAGAGTTACCATCAGAATACTAGACGTTAATGATAATGAACCTGAAATAGAGGTTACCTCAATCCTGACTGTCGTTCCAGAGGACTCAAAACCAGGAACTGTTATATCTCTAATCAGCGTCACAGATAAAGACTCTGGGATGAATGGCAAGGTCGTTTGTAGCCTCTCAAAAGACGTTCCATTTGAACTAAAGCCGTCTGTTGAAGAGAACATGTATTCTTTAATTACTAAAGGGAGCTTAGATAGAGAACGTGTATCTCAGTATAACATTCTACTAACAGCCACAGACCTGGGCCAGCCTCCGCTGTCCTCAGTGAAGACTCTGAGTGTGCAGGTGTCAGATGTAAATGACAACACCCCAGAATTTCCTCGAAACCCTCTGGAGCTTTATCTGACAGAAAACAACAGCCCTGGGGCCTCCATATTTTCAGTAAGCGCTTCTGACCAAGACCTGTACGAAAACGCTGCCATCAATTACCAGATCATCAGAGGTGACGCCAGGCAGAACGACATGACGTCATTCCTGAACATCAACCCCGAAACCGGCGTCATCCACGCGCTGAAGAGCTTCGACTTTGAGAGCGTGAAGTGGTTCCAGTTCCACGTGCTCGCTACAGACTCTGGAAGTCCAGCTCTGAGCAGCAACGTCTCAGTGAAGGTGTTCATTCTGGATCAGAACGACAACGCTCCAGTGATCTTATCTCCAGTCAGCGCTAACGGATCTGCTGAAGGGCTGGAGGAGGTCCCCCGCAACGTGAACGCAGGACATCTGGTCACTAAGGTCCGAGCCTACGACGCAGATATCGGCTACAACGGCTGGCTGCTGTTCTCCCTGCAGGAAGTGAGTGACCACAGTCTGTTTGGTCTGGAGCGCTACACGGGACAGATAAGGACCCTTCGGCCGTTCACGGAAACAGACGAGGCTCAGCATAAACTGCTCGTACTGGTCAAAGACAACGGCAACGTGTCCCTCTCGGCGACGGCGACCGTGCTCATCAAAGTTGTGGAGCCCAAAGAGGCTTTTGCAGCTTCTGATGTTCCCAACGCAGTCAAAGACGAGGAGGACAGTGACGTGACTTTTTATCTGACCATCACTCTGGGCTCGGTCTCAGTGCTGTTTGTGCTCAGTGTCATTGTCCTGATTGTAATGCAGTGCTCCAAATCTACACACTATTCCTCCAAGGATTTACAAGATACAAATTATGACGGGACTCTGTGCCACAGCATCCAGTACAGATCCGGAGATAAGCGCTACATGTTAGTGGGCCCCAGAATGAGTATCGGTTCTACTATAGTACCGGGCAGTAACGGGAACACTCTGGTGGTACCGGACCGCAGGAGCAGAGCCTCTGGGGAGGTAGGGGCTGgttattcttcttctttcttgttGTGCTAG
- the LOC136694962 gene encoding protocadherin alpha-8-like, translating into MESLRTGDARQRRRLDYWVFAMCFSLVFCVEERVSAQVKYSIPEEVKEGTVAGNLAKDLGLDASHLAERRFRIVSGSKDALFQVNQNNGALYVLKRIDREEICDGSRACWINLKIVVENPLEIHYVEVEITDVNDHSPTFTETEQLFEIHESTLPGEDFQLQSAQDPDFGINSVRSYKLSHNEHFELELRDNGRQRKIPILKLNKPLDREKQSRHHLILTAMDGGNPPKSGSMNINITVLDDNDNRPKFSQEIYSVEIQENSPLGSFVVRVNATDEDEGQNGEVIYSFVKNLDKEIYDVFALDKNSGVITVQGVIDFEINDVYRVGVTASDKGNPPKASTCRVVIKVVDVNDNRPEIDVTSLSDVVLENSNPGTVISLISITDQDSGINGKVVCSISENVPFELKPSFKENMYSLVTNGRLDRELTAHYEITITATDLGRPPLSSVRKLNVRISDVNDNSPEFPQNPLELYLYENNSPGAPIISVTATDKDLNENAAINYQIIRGDATRTDMTSFLNINPETGVIHALKSFDFESVKWFQFHVLATDSGSPALSSNVSVKVFILDQNDNAPVILSPVSANGSAEGLEEVPRNVNAGHLVTKVRAYDADIGYNGWLLFSLQEVSDHSLFGLERYTGQIRTLRPFTETDEAQHKLLVLVKDNGNVSLSATATVLIKVVEPKEAFAASDVPNAVKDEEDSDVTFYLTITLGSVSVLFVLSVIVLIVMQCSKSTHYSSKDLQDTNYDGTLCHSIQYRSGDKRYMLVGPRMSIGSTIVPGSNGNTLVVPDRRSRASGEVSACHQETV; encoded by the exons ATGGAGTCGTTGAGGACGGGAGACGCGAGACAAAGGAGGAGGTTGGATTACTGGGTGTTTGCTATGTGCTTCTCTCTGGTTTTCTGTGTTGAAGAGCGTGTCTCGGCTCAGGTAAAGTACTCTATCCCGGAGGAGGTAAAAGAGGGCACCGTCGCGGGGAATCTCGCTAAGGACCTGGGTCTAGATGCGAGTCATTTGGCGGAAAGACGGTTCCGGATTGTGTCTGGCTCCAAGGATGCGCTTTTTCAGGTGAACCAGAACAATGGCGCCCTGTATGTTCTTAAGAGAATCGACAGAGAGGAGATATGCGATGGCAGTCGAGCTTGTTGGATTAATCTAAAAATCGTGGTGGAGAATCCTCTGGAGATTCATTACGTGGAGGTGGAAATTACAGATGTGAACGACCACTCGCCGACTTTTACCGAAACGGAGCAGCTGTTTGAAATACACGAGTCCACTTTACCCGGGGAGGATTTCCAGCTGCAGTCAGCACAGGACCCTGATTTCGGTATTAATTCGGTTCGTTCCTATAAACTTAGCCATAATGAGCATTTTGAGCTGGAACTGCGGGACAATGGGAGACAGCGAAAAATAcctattttaaaattaaataaacccttggacagagagaaacaaagtaGACATCATTTAATATTGACTGCTATGGACGGCGGAAATCCACCAAAATCAGGGagcatgaatattaatattacagtTCTGGATGATAATGATAACCGGCCAAAATTCTCACAAGAAATATATTCTGTAGAAATACAAGAGAATTCTCCACTTGGAAGTTTTGTTGTGAGAGTTAATGCCACTGATGAGGACGAGGGTCAAAATGGCgaagttatttattcatttgttaaaAATCTTGACAAAGAAATTTATGACGTATTTGCTTTGGATAAAAATTCAGGAGTAATTACAGTCCAGGGCGTTATAGACTTTGAAATCAATGACGTTTACAGAGTTGGTGTAACTGCATCAGATAAAGGGAATCCGCCAAAAGCGAGCACGTGCAGAGTTGTAATTAAAGTCGTTGATGTAAATGACAACAGGCCGGAGATAGATGTCACCTCCCTCTCTGATGTAGTGCTGGAAAACTCTAACCCAGGGACTGTCATTTCCCTCATTAGCATAACAGACCAGGACTCCGGCATCAACGGCAAAGTAGTTTGTAGCATTTCTGAAAATGTGCCCTTTGAACTGAAACCGTCATTTAAAGAGAACATGTATTCCTTAGTGACCAATGGGCGCTTAGATCGAGAGCTCACAGCCCACTACGAGATTACAATAACAGCTACGGACCTGGGGCGCCCTCCTCTGTCTTCAGTGAGAAAGTTAAATGTACGGATATCAGATGTGAACGACAACAGCCCAGAGTTTCCCCAGAACCCCCTGGAGCTGTACTTGTATGAAAACAACAGCCCCGGTGCGCCCATCATCTCTGTTACAGCCACAGATAAAGACTTAAACGAAAACGCTGCCATCAATTACCAGATTATCAGAGGTGACGCTACACGAACGGACATGACGTCATTCCTGAATATTAACCCCGAAACCGGCGTCATCCACGCGCTGAAGAGCTTCGACTTTGAGAGCGTGAAGTGGTTCCAGTTCCACGTGCTCGCTACAGACTCTGGAAGTCCAGCTCTGAGCAGCAACGTCTCAGTGAAGGTGTTCATTCTGGATCAGAACGACAACGCTCCAGTGATCTTATCTCCAGTCAGCGCTAACGGATCTGCTGAAGGGCTGGAGGAGGTCCCCCGCAACGTGAACGCAGGACATCTGGTCACTAAGGTCCGAGCCTACGACGCAGATATCGGCTACAACGGCTGGCTGCTGTTCTCCCTGCAGGAAGTGAGTGACCACAGTCTGTTTGGTCTGGAGCGCTACACGGGACAGATAAGGACCCTTCGGCCGTTCACGGAAACAGACGAGGCTCAGCATAAACTGCTCGTACTGGTCAAAGACAACGGCAACGTGTCCCTCTCGGCGACAGCGACTGTGCTCATCAAAGTTGTGGAGCCCAAAGAGGCTTTTGCAGCTTCTGATGTTCCCAACGCAGTCAAAGACGAGGAGGACAGTGACGTGACTTTTTATCTGACCATCACTCTGGGCTCGGTCTCAGTGCTGTTTGTGCTCAGTGTCATTGTCCTGATTGTAATGCAGTGCTCCAAATCTACACACTATTCCTCCAAGGATTTACAAGATACAAATTATGACGGGACTCTGTGCCACAGCATCCAGTACAGATCCGGAGATAAGCGCTACATGTTAGTGGGCCCCAGAATGAGTATCGGTTCTACTATAGTACCGGGCAGTAACGGGAACACTCTGGTGGTACCGGACCGCAGGAGCAGAGCCTCTGGGGAG GTGTCAGCATGTCACCAGGAAACGGTGTAG
- the LOC136695349 gene encoding protocadherin gamma-A11-like: MACGKPRGRWQSARGVLRVSCLLLLCAGVSSEIRYTLQEESKLGTVLGNLAKDLGLDSTALAGRNLRIVTIGTKQELFQVNQREGALFVDRRIDREELCSRSSPCLISIKAVVENPLEMQQVVVEIVDVNDNAPVFIDERYHLEIVEYAVTGARYQLEGAHDPDVGSNALQAYKLSPNPFFRLETDDLGDEGKIPFLVLQKALDRESSARHDLILTAVDGGKPQRTGTLSITVVVSDVNDNPPVCGKQKYTVTVKEDAPEGTFLMRINATDSDEGVNGEVEYTLRNAFRNGASELFELDRGTGDLRIKSGLNFEEKQVYDLKIVAADKGAVSLSTQCNVLVKVEDVNDNKPEIDITSLSGRIPEDAPPGTVVALMGVTDLDSGMNGKVVCSLPKDIPFELKQSSDSSFYSLVTKEHLDKELTPFYDIAITATDLGAPPLSSAEIIHVDVIDINDNSPVFLQSPYIFYIYENNKPGHSIFSLSAVDVDEGENARVSYSIDRLNSDQSVTSFLNINEANGTVVALKSFDFESVKWFQFHVLATDSGSPALSSNVSVKVFILDQNDNAPVILSPVSANGSAEGLEEVPRNVNAGHLVTKVRAYDADIGYNGWLLFSLQEVSDHSLFGLERYTGQIRTLRPFTETDEAQHKLLVLVKDNGNVSLSATATVLIKIVEPKEAFAASDVPNAVKDEEDSDVTFYLTITLGSVSVLFVLSVIVLIVMQCSKSTHYSSKDLQDTNYDGTLCHSIQYRSGDKRYMLVGPRMSIGSTIVPGSNGNTLVVPDRRSRASGERTHQSK, translated from the exons ATGGCGTGTGGAAAGCCGCGGGGAAGATGGCAGAGCGCGCGCGGTGTCCTCCGTGTGTCGTGTCTGCTGCTTCTTTGCGCCGGGGTGTCTTCGGAGATCCGTTACACTCTCCAAGAGGAGTCGAAGCTCGGGACCGTTTTGGGGAATTTAGCCAAAGATCTGGGCCTGGACTCGACGGCTTTGGCCGGCAGAAATCTGCGAATAGTGACGATCGGGACAAAGCAGGAGCTGTTTCAGGTGAATCAGAGAGAAGGGGCTTTGTTCGTCGACCGCAGGATCGACAGAGAGGAGCTGTGCTCTAGAAGCAGCCCCTGTTTGATCAGCATCAAGGCGGTGGTGGAGAATCCTCTGGAAATGCAGCAGGTCGTGGTGGAGATTGTGGATGTTAATGATAACGCGCCTGTGTTTATAGATGAGCGTTACCATTTGGAGATCGTTGAATATGCAGTGACAGGAGCACGGTATCAGCTGGAAGGAGCACACGACCCAGATGTAGGCTCCAACGCTTTACAGGCTTATAAACTCAGCCCGAACCCGTTTTTCCGTTTGGAAACAGACGATTTAGGAGACGAGGGGAAAATCCCTTTCCTTGTTCTACAGAAAGCCCTGGACAGGGAGAGCAGCGCGAGGCATGATTTAATATTAACCGCAGTGGATGGTGGGAAGCCTCAGAGAACGGGAACTCTGAGCATCACCGTGGTGGTCTCAGATGTCAATGATAACCCCCCTGTTTGTGGGAAGCAGAAATACACAGTGACGGTGAAAGAGGACGCTCCCGAGGGTACGTTCTTGATGCGGATTAACGCCACAGATTCGGATGAAGGTGTGAACGGGGAGGTTGAATACACACTGAGGAACGCGTTTAGGAACGGAGCCTCAGAGCTGTTTGAGCTGGACAGAGGAACAGGAGACCTGCGGATCAAGAGCGGCCTTAACTTCGAGGAGAAGCAGGTGTATGACTTAAAGATTGTGGCAGCGGATAAGGGAGCAGTGTCTCTGTCCACACAGTGCAACGTGCTCGTGAAAGTGGAGGATGTCAACGACAACAAACCTGAGATTGACATCACCTCGCTGTCCGGTCGAATCCCAGAGGACGCGCCTCCGGGAACAGTGGTGGCGTTAATGGGGGTCACAGACCTGGATTCGGGTATGAACGGGAAGGTCGTGTGCTCTTTACCCAAAGACATACCCTTTGAGCTCAAGCAGTCCTCGGATTCCAGTTTCTACTCATTGGTGACTAAGGAACATCTGGATAAAGAGTTAACGCCCTTCTACGACATCGCTATTACAGCCACGGATCTAGGAGCGCCCCCACTATCATCAGCCGAAATCATTCACGTTGACGTGATAGACATTAATGACAACAGCCCCGTATTCCTCCAAAGCCCCTACATCTTCTACATCTATGAAAACAACAAGCCAGGCCACTCCATCTTCTCCCTGAGCGCTGTAGATGTAGACGAGGGCGAGAACGCCCGGGTTTCCTACTCTATAGATCGTCTGAACTCAGACCAAAGCGTGACCTCGTTCCTGAACATCAATGAAGCGAACGGGACCGTTGTCGCGCTGAAGAGCTTTGACTTTGAGAGCGTGAAGTGGTTCCAGTTCCATGTGCTCGCTACAGACTCTGGAAGTCCAGCTCTGAGCAGCAACGTCTCAGTGAAGGTGTTCATTCTGGATCAGAACGACAACGCTCCAGTGATCTTATCTCCAGTCAGCGCTAACGGATCTGCTGAAGGGCTGGAGGAGGTCCCCCGCAACGTGAACGCAGGACATCTGGTCACTAAGGTCCGAGCCTACGACGCAGATATCGGCTACAACGGCTGGCTGCTGTTCTCCCTGCAGGAAGTGAGTGACCACAGTCTGTTTGGTCTGGAGCGCTACACGGGACAGATAAGGACCCTTCGGCCGTTCACGGAAACAGACGAGGCTCAGCATAAACTGCTCGTACTGGTCAAAGACAACGGCAACGTGTCCCTCTCGGCGACAGCGACTGTGCTCATCAAAATTGTGGAGCCCAAAGAGGCTTTTGCAGCTTCTGATGTTCCCAACGCAGTCAAAGACGAGGAGGACAGTGACGTGACTTTTTATCTGACCATCACTCTGGGCTCGGTCTCAGTGCTGTTTGTGCTCAGTGTCATTGTCCTGATTGTAATGCAGTGCTCCAAATCTACACACTATTCCTCCAAGGATTTACAAGATACAAATTATGACGGGACTCTGTGCCACAGCATCCAGTACAGATCCGGAGATAAGCGCTACATGTTAGTGGGCCCCAGAATGAGTATCGGTTCTACTATAGTACCGGGCAGTAACGGGAACACTCTGGTGGTACCGGACCGCAGGAGCAGAGCCTCTGGGGAG AGGACACATCAATCAAAATAA